A region of Nostoc sp. 'Peltigera membranacea cyanobiont' N6 DNA encodes the following proteins:
- a CDS encoding IS630 family transposase (programmed frameshift) has product MINQHLQTATLPGGVATAIAELQDFIAACRDAREARKALAVKLVYQDYLYEEIQAILDVSLGSITGWKQAYEEDGINGLCLNYKGRKSYLSTQQQEEVLSWLQTKNCWELGELEYKLAFEYDVIYESKQSYYDLFDAAGISWKKTTKLNPKADENAVAGKKKEIATLLANHREEIETGLLRVLLLDECHLLWGDLSGYVWGKTDQEIAVPVVNERDKQTYYGAVDYLERELLLKAYDSGNSKNTIDYLQYLLAHSPNQRLLILWDGASYHRSNEVRGFLDEVNLGLPAEQWKIHCVRFAPNCPEQNPIEDIWLQAKTWVRRFCALIPKFSHLKWMFEWFIRHTTFDFPTLQMYGVFSKIK; this is encoded by the exons ATGATAAATCAGCATCTACAAACGGCAACACTACCTGGAGGAGTGGCAACTGCGATCGCTGAGTTACAAGATTTTATAGCAGCTTGTCGTGATGCCCGTGAGGCAAGAAAAGCTTTGGCAGTCAAATTGGTTTACCAAGATTACTTGTACGAAGAAATCCAAGCTATTTTAGATGTGTCTCTAGGCTCGATAACAGGCTGGAAACAAGCCTATGAGGAAGATGGAATTAATGGACTGTGCTTGAACTACAAAGGGAGAAAGAGCTACCTGAGTACTCAACAGCAAGAAGAAGTATTGAGTTGGCTGCAAACTAAAAACTGCTGGGAGCTAGGTGAACTAGAGTACAAATTAGCTTTTGAGTACGACGTAATTTATGAATCAAAGCAAAGTTACTACGACCTGTTTGATGCAGCAGGAATTAGCTGGAAGAAAACCACAAAATTAAATCCCAAAGCCGACGAGAATGCTGTCGCAG GCAAAAAAAAAGAGATTGCAACACTGCTGGCAAACCACCGAGAGGAAATTGAAACAGGCTTATTGAGAGTGTTGCTGCTTGATGAATGCCATTTGCTATGGGGAGATTTAAGTGGATATGTTTGGGGGAAAACTGACCAAGAAATAGCAGTTCCAGTTGTGAACGAACGAGATAAACAGACATACTATGGAGCAGTTGACTATCTCGAACGAGAATTGCTACTAAAAGCCTACGATAGCGGAAATTCTAAAAATACTATTGATTACCTACAGTATTTGCTAGCTCACTCCCCCAACCAGCGATTGCTAATTTTGTGGGATGGCGCTAGTTATCACCGTTCCAACGAAGTTCGAGGCTTCTTAGATGAGGTAAATCTTGGTCTACCAGCCGAGCAATGGAAAATACACTGCGTTCGCTTTGCTCCTAATTGTCCAGAACAAAACCCTATCGAGGATATTTGGTTGCAAGCTAAAACATGGGTTCGACGTTTCTGTGCCTTGATCCCAAAATTCTCGCATTTGAAGTGGATGTTTGAGTGGTTTATTCGACACACTACCTTTGATTTCCCCACTCTTCAGATGTACGGAGTTTTTTCAAAAATCAAATAG
- a CDS encoding terminase large subunit domain-containing protein has translation MSFEIKLHSKQKEIFVDPNRFRLLVCGRRFGKSHLLRTQLIVSALTYNQPIDPNFPPTIALIMPTLKQCKAVHWKALVGMLKDAPFVKNINHSDYRITFKGGKPDIILRGTNDDSGDGLRGLKFYFVAADEFQDIKPDVWSQVVFPALGDTPGSTATLCATPKGRNHPLYKFYLNIKDLAEWSYYHFTTRDNPHFPLKQLRQAKAQMPEKSYKQEYQASFENFSGQLFDQLSDKHYIKDIPNNLSYYLGTDWGDRNPSAVVIGLSEDRSKFYIVDYWLNRSGETIPEEIFLREIARLCTKYNVYRCYMPDDRGGSIKSARILGKRENIPGMSRAVEVSRTKLGLMPSVDIMNNLFYQDNLFIKANLVELISQFEDYHRATDSEGELINKPADHQEDHTVDSARYCIGSLYNTLQNKQLRN, from the coding sequence ATGAGTTTTGAAATTAAACTACATAGCAAACAAAAGGAGATATTTGTAGACCCAAATAGATTTAGGTTGCTGGTTTGTGGTAGACGTTTTGGTAAAAGTCATTTATTGAGAACTCAACTTATAGTTAGTGCCTTAACCTATAACCAACCAATTGACCCTAACTTTCCTCCAACAATTGCTCTAATTATGCCAACCCTAAAACAGTGTAAGGCAGTACATTGGAAGGCACTTGTAGGAATGTTAAAGGACGCTCCTTTTGTAAAGAATATCAACCATTCAGATTACAGAATAACTTTTAAAGGTGGAAAACCAGACATCATTCTAAGAGGCACAAATGACGATTCTGGAGATGGGTTAAGAGGACTTAAATTTTATTTTGTAGCAGCAGATGAATTTCAAGATATAAAGCCGGATGTTTGGTCACAAGTAGTTTTCCCAGCGTTAGGAGATACTCCAGGTTCAACAGCTACATTATGTGCCACTCCCAAAGGAAGAAATCATCCACTATATAAATTCTATTTAAATATAAAAGATTTAGCAGAGTGGAGTTATTACCATTTTACCACCCGTGATAATCCTCATTTCCCTCTAAAACAACTTAGGCAAGCTAAGGCTCAGATGCCTGAGAAATCATATAAGCAAGAATATCAAGCTAGCTTTGAAAACTTCTCAGGTCAGTTATTTGATCAGCTATCTGATAAACATTATATAAAGGATATACCTAACAACCTCAGTTATTATCTTGGAACAGATTGGGGGGATAGAAATCCAAGTGCAGTTGTCATTGGATTAAGTGAAGACCGTAGTAAATTTTATATAGTTGACTATTGGTTAAATCGATCTGGAGAGACTATACCAGAGGAAATTTTCCTAAGAGAAATAGCTAGACTTTGTACTAAGTATAATGTATACCGATGCTACATGCCAGATGACAGAGGTGGCAGTATTAAGTCAGCAAGAATATTAGGTAAACGTGAGAATATACCTGGCATGAGTAGGGCTGTAGAGGTCAGTAGAACTAAGTTGGGACTAATGCCAAGTGTAGACATTATGAATAATTTATTCTACCAAGATAACCTTTTTATTAAAGCTAATTTAGTTGAATTGATATCTCAGTTTGAAGACTACCATCGGGCAACTGATTCAGAAGGTGAGTTAATAAATAAACCAGCAGACCATCAAGAAGACCATACCGTAGATAGTGCCCGCTATTGTATTGGTAGCCTGTATAACACTCTTCAAAATAAACAACTTAGAAATTAA
- a CDS encoding ribbon-helix-helix protein, CopG family — protein sequence MPDQLCNQIDTEAEEEMLSRADIIRRALLFYYQSKQSV from the coding sequence ATGCCTGACCAGCTTTGCAATCAGATAGATACTGAAGCAGAGGAAGAGATGTTAAGTAGGGCTGATATTATCCGTAGGGCGTTATTATTTTACTACCAATCCAAACAGTCAGTTTAA
- a CDS encoding phage antirepressor KilAC domain-containing protein, with protein sequence MTNLIISNQDGVQYFTVASTGESGMSQSGLARACGVDEKSIRKLIETVRTKSPSPILESFTGKYLEDLVVRHDVKYHNATILKDVFCAAVLSHYAQQGRTEAAVSLGAFAAIGIRVYIQQITGWKSPVEATQPKLPTSYKEALLALVAAEEEKEALVSKISELAPKAGIFDVISESSKLLSLSDTAKIINSPGLGRNNLMQLLRSKKILQLTDNTPYQKYVDQGYFVLVEKVTNVGVQTVTKVTQKGLSFLIRFLQKEGYTVPDKSKAA encoded by the coding sequence ATGACAAACTTAATTATCTCTAATCAAGATGGCGTTCAATATTTTACAGTGGCATCCACAGGTGAATCTGGTATGAGTCAATCAGGTTTAGCTAGAGCCTGTGGAGTTGATGAGAAGTCTATCAGAAAGCTGATTGAAACTGTTCGGACTAAATCACCCTCTCCAATCCTGGAATCCTTTACTGGTAAGTATTTAGAGGATTTAGTTGTCCGTCATGATGTAAAGTATCACAATGCAACTATATTAAAAGATGTTTTCTGCGCTGCTGTATTAAGTCACTATGCTCAACAAGGTAGAACTGAAGCTGCTGTATCATTGGGTGCTTTTGCTGCGATAGGTATTAGGGTTTACATTCAACAAATAACTGGCTGGAAGTCCCCAGTTGAAGCTACACAACCTAAACTACCTACTTCTTATAAAGAGGCTCTACTGGCTCTTGTAGCGGCTGAAGAAGAGAAGGAAGCTTTGGTTAGTAAAATATCTGAATTGGCACCCAAAGCTGGGATATTTGATGTGATTTCTGAATCAAGTAAACTTCTTTCCTTAAGTGATACAGCTAAAATTATTAATAGTCCTGGGCTTGGACGTAACAATTTAATGCAACTTCTGCGTAGTAAAAAGATACTTCAGCTAACTGATAATACTCCTTACCAAAAATACGTTGATCAAGGATACTTTGTACTGGTAGAGAAGGTTACTAATGTTGGAGTTCAAACAGTAACCAAAGTAACTCAGAAAGGCTTGAGTTTTCTGATTAGGTTTTTACAGAAAGAAGGCTATACAGTACCCGATAAATCTAAGGCTGCTTAA